The Colletotrichum higginsianum IMI 349063 chromosome 2, whole genome shotgun sequence genome has a segment encoding these proteins:
- a CDS encoding guanylate kinase, whose protein sequence is MPAAVTSDRHQMPGVIAFAELLDDLLARSMEVKSTPTIEPALQKIDFGDLDDQLARVLTTPEQQNGTEIATQNKAQQFATIETAVRNMFSNLIATTSIESPDFVKVWNLFDLLTILSDDEKCDPALLFWLVEELLDSQTIAGCRKIFDFLESRRERITVKHFKQKQLVILRSCNELLRRLSRAEDTAFCGRVFIFMFQSFPLGDKSSVNLRGEYHVENVTVFDDTGVKTDESTEQMDIDSQNGVKDGEVKSQAKAVSFDAKQPTQPDQPLNPDALYPQFWSLQETFSQPKKLFDPSHLANFKRGLEATMTSFRAIQNEQGQRPPKAVDEAQRGLKRKRDDVEGSDLANSYNPKYLTSRDLFELEMSDISFRRHILVQALIIMDFLLSLSNKTKEKLAGNAQNKSVIYLGQVLSEEDVCNHFESAGLQTARLTDDKTKWASEMKRTIVDKYLKHGVDGPYFSRMVETVLARDKNWIRWKSENCPSIELPAVSPDLFVEAKKVAQRTTTKKRLRAMPMGSLPLGFLEDGGDETAMQKLKAEERYSLPELEIFKRKIADDDFEIDMPTTNQTKTAAIESKASKSWRALRIASKSRLALFDKIDDPEKIDAVFEEPVDVDEGEAAAEEEVNNDNVPEDKRPIIISGPPGAGKATIFGLLAERRPGAFTRVPRHTTRKPQEGEVEGKDFYFVEPQAFNMLRDGDALLEFTTIDKVDYGTSRKAVEAAVEGGKVPIMYMDGEAIQQARELGYSARTILVLPPSLDILEERLRKAEKDDDAVQEALAQAAPYFEADSKLKEEFDVLLTNQELDATFKAFEGHVYGTSEATLTNGKLEDETMEEADETMVDVASEELQASQAPQASQEAQEPQESKENEVIAESTEPMEVTQTEEAGETKGTPEAS, encoded by the exons ATGCCGGCCGCTGTCACATCCGATCGGCATCAGATGCCTGGGGTAATCGCGTttgccgagctgctcgacgacctctTGGCTCGCTCAATGGAAGTCAAATCTACCCCCACGATCGAGCCCGCATTACAGAAGATAGACTTCGGCGATCTGGACGATCAACTTGCACGCGTTCTCACGACACCAGAGCAGCAAAATGGAACCGAAATCGCGACACAGAACAAGGCTCAGCAGTTTGCAACCATTGAGACTGCAGTGCGGAACATGTTCAGCAACTTGATT GCCACCACATCCATCGAGTCCCCGGATTTCGTCAAGGTCTGGAACCTGTTCGACCTCCTCACCATCCTCTCCGATGACGAAAAGTGCGACCCGGCCCTCCTTTTTTGGCTGGTGGAAGAGCTCTTAGACAGCCAGACAATCGCTGGATGCCGCAAGATTTTCGATTTCCTCGAATCAAGACGCGAAAGAATAACCGTTAAGCACTTTAAGCAAAAGCAGTTGGTCATTCTGCGCAGTTGTAACGAACTGCTGCGACGCCTGTCTCGTGCTGAGGATACGGCGTTTTGCGGTCGGGTTTTCATCTTCATGTTTCAGAGCTTTCCCTTGGGTGACAAGAGCTCTGTCAACTTGCGAGGAGAATACCACGTCGAGAACGTCACCGTATTCGACGACACAGGCGTCAAGACAGACGAATCGACAGAGCAGATGGATATAGACAGCCAGAATGGTGTCAAAGACGGCGAAGTGAAGTCTCAGGCAAAGGCCGTTTCATTCGATGCGAAGCAACCGACACAGCCTGATCAACCGCTTAACCCTGATGCACTGTATCCTCAGTTTTGGTCACTCCAGGAGACTTTTAGTCAGCCCAAGAAGCTATTCGATCCTTCCCACTTGGCGAACTTCAAACGTGGGCTTGAAGCAACCATGACTTCTTTCCGGGCCATACAGAACGAACAAGGTCAGAGACCACCCAAAGCAGTTGATGAGGCACAGAGAGGTCTAAAGAGGAAACGAGACGATGTGGAAGGAAGTGACCTGGCAAATTCCTACAATCCCAAATACCTCACCAGCCGGGATCTCTTTGAGCTTGAA ATGAGCGACATTTCCTTCCGCAGACACATACTTGTTCAAGCCTTGATCATCATGGacttccttctctctttaTCAAACAAGACGAAAGAAAAACTGGCTGGCAATGCCCAGAACAAATCGGTCATCTACCTTGGCCAGGTTCTGAGCGAAGAAGACGTATGTAATCACTTCGAATCTGCTGGGTTACAAACAGCGAGGCTAACAGATGATAAGACCAAGTGGGCTTCGGAGATGAAAAGGACGATTGTTGATAAATACCTCAAGCATGGCGTCGATGGCCCGTACTTCAGCCGCATGGTTGAGACGGTCCTCGCCAGGGACAAGAATTGGATCCGTTGGAAATCCGAGAACTGTCCGTCGATCGAGTTGCCGGCAGTGTCTCCTGATTTGTTCGTCGAGGCCAAAAAGGTTGCTCAACGTACGACAACGAAGAAGCGTCTGAGGGCCATGCCGATGGGCTCACTGCCACTTGGCTTCTTGGAAGACGGCGGTGACGAAACTGCGATgcagaagctcaaggccgaggaaAGATACAGTCTGCCAGAGCTTGAAATCTTTAAACGGAAGATTGCGGATGACGACTTCGAGATTGATATGCCGACAACCAACCAAACCAAGACCGCCGCGATTGAGAGCAAAGCCAGCAAAAGTTGGCGAGCCCTCCGGATAGCGAGCAAATCAAGGTTGGCCCTCTTTGACAAGATAGACGACCCAGAAAAGATCGACGCCGTGTTTGAAGAGCCGGTTGATGTTGACGAAGGTGAGGCTGCTGCGGAGGAAGAGGTAAACAATGACAATGTCCCCGAGGACAAGCGGCCAATCATCATATCAGGACCGCCCGGGGCCGGCAAAGCGACTATATTCGGTCTTCTCGCAGAGCGGCGTCCAGGCGCGTTCACGCGTGTGCCTCGGCATACCACAAGAAAGCCGCAAGAGGGTGAAGTCGAGGGCAAGGACTTCTATTTCGTCGAACCGCAAGCTTTCAATATGTTGAGGGACGGCGATGCGTTGTTGGAATTCACGACTATCGACAAGGTAGACTACGGCACGAGTCGCAAGGCCGTGGAGGCGGCTGTCGAGGGTGGGAAGGTCCCAATCATGTATATGGACGGCGAG GCTATTCAACAAGCACGGGAACTTGGCTATTCGGCACGAACCATCCTCGTTTTGCCACCGAGTCTCGACATACTGGAGGAGCGTCTCAGGAAGGCAGAGaaggacgacgatgccgtgcAGGAGGCTCTCGCCCAAGCAGCTCCTTATTTTGAGGCCGATTCGAAGCTGAAAGAGGAATTCGATGTACTTCTTACCAATCAAGAGCTGGATGCTACCTTCAAGGCTTTTGAGGGACACGTATACGGCACTTCCGAGGCGACACTCACAAATGGCAAGCTGGAAGACGAGACGATGGAGGAAGCAGATGAGACCATGGTTGATGTGGCGAGCGAGGAACTACAGGCTTCACAGGCACCGCAGGCGTCGCAGGAAGCCCAAGAACCGCAGGAAAGTAAGGAGAACGAAGTGATTGCGGAATCCACGGAGCCTATGGAAGTAACACAGACCGAAGAGGCTGGTGAGACCAAAGGAACTCCGGAGGCATCTTAG